Proteins from a genomic interval of Arachis hypogaea cultivar Tifrunner chromosome 10, arahy.Tifrunner.gnm2.J5K5, whole genome shotgun sequence:
- the LOC112717049 gene encoding putative F-box protein At3g44060 → MNPSFCRMRKSLKIAIDSSPNNDKEKDRLSNLPEDIVCQILSHVDTSIACRTSALSKDWNRRSVWTMLPDLSFHYWFPLYSPDYYRGFNEFVNKALDSRKGKHIRRFHLHFSSEGRSFRPSDFQKWISGAIECAAEEINIELNRDPCFHQIELPLTVFSSATLTTLKLYGHISIFATNSPVWLPKLKILDLSTHPCQGCGMEAERLVNSFLSNCPVLQEFYLNGEWNMMSIVRAPYTLKKLNVHVDSFVNDSFEIDAPSLEFFCLQQSSPVRYVIMNLNNVVAARLSILFEFISDRSCLFDLFQGLSNVKYLYLNIQYRELHGLPVINKNLPADDRDDRLPQFPNLLCLYFDGSSNMDLLPSFLQKSPNLETFIIQVKGPQDKWQLNSFCVKSPQDKQEYAEAYKHAWGR, encoded by the exons ATGAACCCTAGCTTTTGCAGAATGAGGAAATCACTGAAAATTGCAATAGATTCTTCTCCGAACAACGATAAAGAAAAAGATCGGTTAAGCAATCTTCCAGAGGATATAGTGTGTCAGATTTTGTCACATGTTGATACATCAATTGCATGCAGAACAAGCGCCCTGTCAAAAGATTGGAATCGCAGATCAGTTTGGACCATGCTTCCAGATCTTTCCTTCCATTACTGGTTTCCATTATATTCACCAGATTACTACAGAGGATTTAACGAATTCGTGAACAAAGCTTTAGATTCACGCAAAGGAAAACACATCAGAAGATTCCACTTACATTTTTCTAGTGAAGGCAGGAGTTTCCGGCCATCGGACTTCCAGAAGTGGATCTCCGGCGCCATTGAATGCGCCGCCGAAGAGATCAATATTGAGTTGAATAGAGATCCATGTTTCCACCAGATCGAGTTACCTTTGACGGTTTTCAGTTCGGCCACTCTCACGACCTTGAAATTATATGGTCATATTAGTATCTTCGCTACGAATTCCCCTGTGTGGTTACCGAAGCTCAAGATTTTAGATCTGTCAACGCATCCATGCCAGGGGTGCGGTATGGAGGCCGAAAGACTTGTGAACAGTTTCTTGTCTAATTGTCCTGTTCTTCAAGAATTTTATCTCAATGGAGAGTGGAATATGATGAGCATTGTTCGAGCGCCTTATACATTGAAGAAGCTCAATGTACATGTTGATAGCTTTGTGAATGATTCGTTTGAGATAGATGCTCCATCTCTTGAATTTTTTTGCCTTCAACAATCTTCTCCTGTTCGGTATGTGATTATGAACTTGAACAATGTGGTTGCAGCACGCCTCTCAATTCTCTTTGAATTCATCAGTGATAGAAGCTGCTTATTTGATCTTTTTCAAGGACTCTCTAATGTCAAATACTTGTATTTGAATATTCAGTATCGTGAACTCCATGGACTTCCCGTCATTAATAAAAAT CTTCCTGCTGATGATCGTGATGATCGTCTTCCTCAATTCCCCAATTTGCTTTGCTTATATTTCGATGGTTCTTCTAACATGGATTTGCTGCCAAGCTTTCTTCAGAAGTCACCCAATCTTGAAACTTTCATAATTCAG GTTAAGGGGCCTCAAGATAAATGGCAATTAAATTCCTTTTGTGTGAAGAG CCCACAAGATAAACAAGAATATGCAGAAGCTTACAAGCATGCATGGGGTCGCTGA